A single window of Bombyx mori chromosome 9, ASM3026992v2 DNA harbors:
- the LOC101743373 gene encoding uncharacterized protein LOC101743373 isoform X1 — MRISIVAVMSSLVLLLLLLSALEGYCDLLRDSVHVTSAAARPNNELWCYKCLAEVPEDKCADLRHNNSDLIHKCHNDRRMCMVKRFSYTTSTENSTTALKMWALERNCTKHCEPGCIVIGERTKLYACTSCCSTSLCNYGSGAGKAIFFKNIVTVLILLSIAL, encoded by the exons ATGCGCATTAGCATTGTAGCCGTCATGAGCTCTCTTGTGCTGCTCTTATTACTATTATCTGCTCTAG AGGGCTATTGCGACCTCCTACGAGACAGCGTACATGTCACCTCGGCCGCGGCGAGACCTAACAATGAATTGTGGTGCTACAAATGTCTTGCAGAAGTACCGGAAGACAAATGTGCTGATTTAAGACACAATAATTCGGATTTGATTCATAAATGCCACAATGATCGACGAATGTGTATG GTAAAGCGATTCTCGTACACTACATCGACGGAAAACTCGACGACCGCTTTGAAGATGTGGGCGTTGGAGCGCAACTGTACAAAGCACTGCGAGCCCGGTTGCATAGTCATCGGCGAGAGGACGAAACTTTACGCCTGCACCTCGTGCTGCTCAACCTCCTTATGTAACTACGGATCCGGAGCTGGAAAAGCTATTTTCTTCAAGAATATCGTTACTGTTCTTATTCTACTCTCCATAGCATTATGA
- the LOC101743373 gene encoding uncharacterized protein LOC101743373 isoform X2, giving the protein MLTLYTYMHEGYCDLLRDSVHVTSAAARPNNELWCYKCLAEVPEDKCADLRHNNSDLIHKCHNDRRMCMVKRFSYTTSTENSTTALKMWALERNCTKHCEPGCIVIGERTKLYACTSCCSTSLCNYGSGAGKAIFFKNIVTVLILLSIAL; this is encoded by the exons ATGCTAacactatatacatatatgcatg AGGGCTATTGCGACCTCCTACGAGACAGCGTACATGTCACCTCGGCCGCGGCGAGACCTAACAATGAATTGTGGTGCTACAAATGTCTTGCAGAAGTACCGGAAGACAAATGTGCTGATTTAAGACACAATAATTCGGATTTGATTCATAAATGCCACAATGATCGACGAATGTGTATG GTAAAGCGATTCTCGTACACTACATCGACGGAAAACTCGACGACCGCTTTGAAGATGTGGGCGTTGGAGCGCAACTGTACAAAGCACTGCGAGCCCGGTTGCATAGTCATCGGCGAGAGGACGAAACTTTACGCCTGCACCTCGTGCTGCTCAACCTCCTTATGTAACTACGGATCCGGAGCTGGAAAAGCTATTTTCTTCAAGAATATCGTTACTGTTCTTATTCTACTCTCCATAGCATTATGA